The sequence below is a genomic window from Glycine max cultivar Williams 82 chromosome 20, Glycine_max_v4.0, whole genome shotgun sequence.
aagggggagaaaacttgaaataaaatattagaaaataagtGGATAATTTCCTTTAAGTTTATTTTGCCAAAAAGAGTGTGTTTAGTTTATTCACCCTTCTCCTTTTGAAGAGGTTTGACACCTATAATCCTATAGTCATGGCTTGTTTGGTTCTCCAATACAAAAGGCGTGACACCTAAATACACATGAGAAAGCAAATTAAAATGCCAGTCAAAAAGGTGAAACAACCAAACAGGGGAAGGGGAATCATTAACAAATTAGCTTTTGGAGCAGTTACAGACTCTTTAAAATGATGCTGCTGGATTAAAGCACCCTGGCAGAAGCAAAGCGTAGAAGaatggaaaagtaaagagtaaAGACACAAATAGGAAACATGCCCACAACCACTCCTTTGATTTTTAGCTTTTGTGCCAAACGTGTATAATTGAACCAAATGTCAATGACTGCATTGACTTTAGAATATGTTCAGAAGACAAAAGCAAGAAGTTGGAAATAAAGTTCTAATCAGTTCAAACTCCTCTTAAGCTCCTTCCTTAACTGAAGGGaagtgaaattttaaaatggaaTAACTTCTATACTAAATAACTCTAGCTCTAAAATCAGCCCTTTAAGTAAGAAAGGctgaattattaaaaaataattattaactaCAAATCAATCCAATAGCTTTCTATTGATGGGGGTATTTTCAACTAATCATCAGCAACATTCTGCAATAATAGGTATCATGTTAAATTTTCCACTGTCTCCATAAACAGAAAATGCATTTTAACTAGGAGAAAACCTCTTCTTCAACTTGGAAAGCTCCTTAGAACTCAGTCCAAAAGCCTTCTCCAAAAGCTCCTCCTTTATGTCAGAACCAAAAACTGCATTAGGAATCCTCATCAGGCCAGGATTTTGGCTGTCAAAACTGCCCAAAATGGTAGCAGGCCTATCTCCAACATTCATCTGAAAGTGCACTAGGCCTCTTGGGAACACCATGACCTCTCCTTTCTCCAATACTTTGGCAAAAACCTTGTTGTTGGTGTCCACAAATCctgaataaatttttccttccaGCACAAAAGCAACCTCTGTTGCTCTTGGATGGAAGTGTGGCACATTGACGCCGCCAACACCAAAATCTGCTCGCACAAATGACACACCAAGAGTGTTCAAACCCGGAAAGACATTCGAATTCACTGCCATAGAAGAGAATCCAGTTTGCTTGAAGTTCCCAGGAGACTTTATGCCAGAATAGGTGAAATCTTCCACTGTTGCTGTAGATGAGTTCTTGCAACTGAAGCTATTGTCTGGTGATTTGGCTATGCAAAAGTCCATTACTGGATCAGGATCAGAAGCCAAAGCAGCAATGATGAAAAGCAAAACAACTAATAGAACTGCTACTTTGTTGATCATTGTTTCGGAATGAAATTTAACTATCTTTTGCAATATCAATATATGGAAGGTGGTATCCAAAAGAATTGGTGAGTTGTTTTGGCTTAAGTTATCTACACACTGGTGGCTAAAATTATTGAGTTGGGGTGAATCAAGTGGGTTGAGGAGTCACAATTGAAgatttttcttctcaatttgtCTCATCAATTATTGAGCACTACATCAATTTATAAGGGTTTATATTTTCTTCGGCAACTTTGCTTTGGAAAAAAGAGAGGATACTTTAATTAGTTGGATCATTTAATGACAGCATTAGCCAACTCATTCTTTTCCTTTATTCATTGCATTTTATCTGTCTTATAAGCTAAAGAATTGGTCATAGTGAGTTTTTCCCCCACTGGTCCGATTATTCCTTAAAGAACACCTATCGTAGAGAGTGAACCCTACCCAACCCACTAATTTGAtaaggtaataaaaaaaaaactcttcaatgctaaaatgtttgaaattgagggaaaatcatattaaattggAAACATTTGAGAGAATCTACAACGGCTACAGAGATTAGGTACTGACACTTAGTGGAATCCACCAAGCTTTGCATGCATCCCATGTGATTAGGGCTAAAACCAGAAGGctaatatttattacaaaaaaaaaaacgggGATCACCATCTCAGATTATATTTATTAGAAGTTCTTAAAAAGAACGtgtttaatgaataaaatttcatatttctttcattaaaaaatatgttttttggtatttttataaaaaagaaaatgttttaacaaatttataacGATCATACAAGttcatttgaaaaaacaaaaacatgaaaagaagTTATGCAGAACAAACTAAACAATAACTTCTAATAAAAActgtattttataaaataacctCTTTAATAACTTTTACGTATTTGAAAATTGTTTAGTCCGAAAATTTGCTTAAGTTTTACCAAAATCTCTATATATAAAGttcaatttctaattaatgtaaaaaaaagaaaaaaatttaattcgaAAGTTGtcatattcaattaaaattgagTAAATTCTTGAACATAtacaacttaaattttttaaaaaaaagcatggGATAGAAAATGATTTCTCTTTTAAAACTATCGAAGTAAACAGAGCACTTGTAAACCAAATTAATTCTAAACAAGAATTTTTATCGTAAAACAAgcttaaaagttattttatatttgtcaaTAACTTCTCAAGCATAACattgaaagaacaaaaaaaaagacgaCCTTACTAAAACCAAGCCACATAATTTTTACACAAAAATATCTTggtagaacctaagcttttttCCAGAACAAACCACATCTtgtctttagtttttttaaaatgcaataCCTGAATTTATTaggataattaatttcatatcaaGAACCTTGGACAGTTGGACCAAACTGCTCCATAAAACATGAACTTATTTTCACTTGAACCAAAACGTAAAAAATTGTAAGCATTGAACAATTCCTCGGCAAAACGTCAAAGACAATGCTTCTAGTTGTAAAACATTGATATTATTCTTACACCTGAATTTGACACTTGGAATACACTTAATTATTAACAAGTATTGGTTATTAAcattatattttcttgtttaggaaaaaaattgttagtttattaaccaaaaatattattaacaataataaattcgTGAACAGCCAAGCATAACCGAGGTATAAAAGTTCAAAGCATAGAAGCATAGAAGAAACCTTCTTCTCCATTACCAAAGCACTCTTTATCCACTTATTGAGATGACCGAACCAAATTGTGGTGAGTGTTAAGCATGAATATTAAGTATTTCTCTTTTAGATACCCTCAATTTTATCGAatgataaaatcaaaataagagtGACCATTACACTAGAAAAATGGTAACCAAACAAAAACAGCTACTGCCACTAACAACCAAATGCAAATAAGAGAAAACACCCTCCTTTTAAGTAAACCAATTATCATTTTCGCTTTATAAtgcttttgaaatttttgttcttttttcacTATCACAATTTAACTTACGTATATTGTCAATTTTtactaaagaattaaaattgagAAACATTACTGGTTCAAAGAATACGTAAAGCTGATTGACTTCAAAAGTATTGAATTTTCTGCCCGCACACATTTTCTCCTCAGCAATGAACATGCCAAAACCTCGTCAGTTGTTGTTGCCTAATATACATAATCGCAGAACCTAAAGATCATAACAACGAGTCAGCAACATTCTTGGTCTTTTCCCGTACCATTGTCTTGACAAACAGCTCCCCAGCCCTGTACGAAGATCTCACCTGCAAAACACAGAGGGCAGTAACAATCCATAAGTTTAATGATATGATGATCAGATAATTAAGCAACTTATCAACTGAAGTTGGCCTATTGTGGACGCCAGTTAAAAGCACAAAATGATAACACACATATGTCAAGTACTACCGTAAGAAAGGTAAAATCAAATTCTAATGCATTTGCAAAGAGCTTACCAGTGGACCACTAGCTACGTAACGAAAACCAATAGATTCCCCATATTCTTTccagaaatcaaac
It includes:
- the LOC100803113 gene encoding germin-like protein subfamily 3 member 2-like precursor; translated protein: MINKVAVLLVVLLFIIAALASDPDPVMDFCIAKSPDNSFSCKNSSTATVEDFTYSGIKSPGNFKQTGFSSMAVNSNVFPGLNTLGVSFVRADFGVGGVNVPHFHPRATEVAFVLEGKIYSGFVDTNNKVFAKVLEKGEVMVFPRGLVHFQMNVGDRPATILGSFDSQNPGLMRIPNAVFGSDIKEELLEKAFGLSSKELSKLKKREAPMAAIRGKTCACFLPLFTHCLVIH